The Myxococcus fulvus genome has a window encoding:
- a CDS encoding 3' terminal RNA ribose 2'-O-methyltransferase Hen1 — MLLTLSTTHTPATDLGYLLHKSPHKPQSFDVTFGTAHVFYPEATEQRCTAALLLEVDPVALVRERKGPSGDGGALGQYVNDRPYVASSFLSVALSRVFGAALSGRSRERPELATQALPLTARLSVLPCRGGEDFLRRLFEPLGYTVTATRHALDETVPQWGPSRYFTVTLQGDKPLSDLLSHLYVLVPVLDDDKHYWVTEDEIDKLLRHGEGWLASHPEREVITRRYLRHQRSLAREAMSRLLEGEDTGVAETVETSRDEVEATLERRVSLDEQRREAVLTALVEQGAASVVDVGCGEGKLLRALLQERRFTRITGMDVSTRALEVAAERLKLERLPDLQRQRIQLLQGSLLYRDARLAGHDAATVVEVIEHLEPYRLAAFERVLFEWARPGVVVLTTPNAEYNVRFEGLAPGAFRHKDHRFEWTRAQFESWARRQAERFGYGVRFVPVGTLDAEVGAPTQMAVFTR, encoded by the coding sequence ATGCTCCTGACACTCTCGACGACCCATACCCCCGCGACGGACCTGGGCTACCTGCTGCACAAGAGCCCGCACAAGCCCCAGTCGTTCGACGTGACGTTCGGCACGGCGCACGTCTTCTACCCGGAGGCGACCGAGCAGCGCTGCACGGCCGCGCTCCTGTTGGAGGTGGACCCGGTGGCGCTGGTGCGTGAGCGCAAGGGCCCTTCCGGCGACGGCGGCGCGCTGGGGCAGTACGTCAATGATCGACCCTACGTGGCCTCGTCGTTCCTGAGCGTGGCGCTCTCGCGCGTCTTCGGCGCGGCGCTCTCCGGCCGCAGCCGCGAGCGGCCCGAGCTGGCGACCCAGGCCCTGCCGCTCACCGCGCGGCTGTCCGTGCTGCCGTGTCGTGGAGGCGAGGACTTCCTGAGGCGCCTCTTCGAGCCGCTCGGCTACACCGTCACGGCCACCCGGCACGCGCTCGACGAGACGGTGCCGCAGTGGGGGCCCAGCCGCTACTTCACGGTGACGCTCCAGGGGGACAAGCCGCTGTCGGACCTGCTCAGCCACCTGTACGTGCTGGTGCCGGTGCTGGACGACGACAAGCACTACTGGGTGACGGAGGATGAGATCGACAAGCTCCTGCGCCACGGCGAGGGCTGGCTCGCGTCACACCCGGAGCGGGAGGTCATCACGCGGCGCTACCTGCGCCACCAGCGCAGCCTGGCGCGCGAGGCGATGTCGCGCCTGCTGGAGGGCGAGGACACGGGTGTGGCGGAGACCGTCGAGACGTCGCGCGACGAGGTCGAGGCCACGCTGGAGCGCCGGGTCAGCCTGGATGAGCAGCGACGGGAGGCCGTGCTGACGGCGCTCGTCGAGCAGGGCGCGGCGTCGGTGGTGGACGTGGGCTGCGGCGAGGGCAAGCTCCTGCGGGCGCTGCTCCAGGAGCGGCGCTTCACGCGCATCACCGGCATGGACGTGTCCACCCGGGCGCTGGAGGTCGCCGCCGAGCGCCTGAAGCTGGAGCGACTCCCCGACCTCCAACGCCAGCGCATCCAGCTGCTGCAAGGCTCGCTGCTGTACCGGGACGCGCGGCTCGCGGGCCATGACGCCGCGACGGTGGTGGAGGTCATCGAGCACCTGGAGCCGTACAGGCTCGCCGCGTTCGAGCGCGTGCTGTTCGAGTGGGCGCGTCCGGGAGTCGTGGTGCTGACGACACCCAACGCGGAATACAACGTGCGCTTCGAGGGCCTGGCCCCGGGCGCGTTCCGGCACAAGGACCACCGCTTCGAGTGGACGCGGGCGCAGTTCGAGTCCTGGGCGCGGCGGCAGGCGGAGCGCTTCGGCTACGGCGTGCGCTTCGTCCCCGTCGGGACGCTGGATGCGGAGGTCGGCGCGCCGACCCAGATGGCGGTGTTCACACGATGA
- a CDS encoding polynucleotide kinase-phosphatase — MKLSLPELSLVLLVGPSGAGKSTFARKHFLPTEVLSSDTCRGFVSDDENDQDATRDAFEVLRFIAAKRLARGRLTVIDATNTQPEARKPLVALAREYHVLPVVIVLDVPEATCHARNELRPNRQFGLRVVRHQLQQLRQSLRGLEREGFRHVHILKPEQLEDLVVERQPLWNNRKQETGPFDIIGDIHGCLDELVLLLTKLGYAVTPRTEGTLGFDVRPPEGRKVVFLGDLVDRGPGVAGVLRLVMGMVEAGTALCVPGNHEIKLMRKLRGGDVKMSHGLAESMEQLEREPPEFRAQVVKFIDGLVSHYVLDGGRLVVAHAGLKESMQGRGSGKVRDFALYGETTGETDEYGLPVRHDWASEYRGKAMVVYGHTPVPEAEWLNNTLCVDTGCVYGGKLTALRYPERELSSVQAARVYCEARRPPGIGGAPAALTAQQQNDDVLDVADVLGKRIVSTELMRNISIREENAAAALEVMSRFAVHPKWLIYLPPTMSPSETSARPGLLEHPEEAFAYYQREGVQEVVCEEKHMGSRAVVVLCRDADVARRRFGLEGDERGACYTRTGRRFFHDEALEAVFLARLGAAFDASGFWGEHQTDWACLDCELMPWSLKARELVREQYAAVGAAALASVGAARDVVAQAAARGLDMSGLVSRFESKADSVGRYVAAYRRYCWPVDSLEDVRLAPFHLLATEGAVHTDKDHVWHMESLAKVCRADAGWLVATPYRVVSLADAGEMEEATRWWESLTARGGEGMVVKPRAYVARGRKGYLQPAIKCRGPDYLRIIYGPEYTAPEHLSRLRQRGVSTKRSLAMRELSLGLEALERFVRREPLRRVHECVFGVLALESEPVDPRL; from the coding sequence ATGAAGCTCTCCCTTCCCGAGCTGTCCCTGGTCCTGCTCGTCGGCCCCTCGGGTGCCGGCAAGTCCACCTTCGCGCGCAAGCACTTCCTCCCGACGGAGGTCCTCTCGTCCGACACCTGTCGAGGCTTCGTGTCCGATGACGAGAACGACCAGGACGCGACGCGCGACGCGTTCGAGGTGCTGCGCTTCATCGCGGCGAAGCGACTGGCGCGCGGCCGGCTGACGGTCATCGACGCGACCAACACCCAGCCCGAGGCCCGCAAGCCGCTGGTGGCCCTGGCGCGCGAGTACCACGTGCTGCCGGTGGTCATCGTCTTGGACGTGCCCGAGGCCACCTGCCACGCGCGCAACGAGCTGCGCCCCAACCGTCAGTTCGGCCTGCGGGTGGTGCGCCACCAGCTCCAGCAGCTGCGCCAGTCCCTGCGCGGCCTGGAGCGCGAGGGCTTCCGCCATGTCCACATCCTCAAGCCCGAGCAGCTCGAGGACCTGGTCGTCGAGCGGCAGCCGCTGTGGAACAACCGCAAGCAGGAGACGGGGCCCTTCGACATCATCGGCGACATCCACGGGTGTCTGGACGAGCTGGTGCTGCTGCTGACGAAGCTGGGGTACGCGGTGACGCCGCGGACGGAGGGCACCCTGGGCTTCGACGTGCGTCCGCCCGAGGGCCGCAAGGTGGTGTTCCTGGGCGACCTGGTGGACCGGGGGCCGGGAGTCGCCGGGGTGCTCCGGCTGGTGATGGGGATGGTGGAGGCGGGCACGGCGCTGTGCGTGCCGGGCAACCACGAAATCAAGCTGATGCGGAAGCTGCGGGGCGGTGACGTCAAGATGTCCCACGGCCTCGCGGAGTCCATGGAGCAGCTCGAGCGCGAGCCACCGGAGTTCCGGGCCCAGGTGGTGAAGTTCATCGACGGGCTGGTGTCCCACTACGTGCTGGACGGTGGAAGGCTCGTCGTCGCCCACGCGGGGCTCAAGGAGTCCATGCAGGGACGCGGCTCGGGCAAGGTGCGCGACTTCGCGCTCTACGGCGAGACGACGGGGGAGACGGACGAGTACGGGCTGCCCGTCCGCCACGACTGGGCCTCGGAGTACCGGGGCAAGGCGATGGTGGTCTACGGCCACACGCCCGTGCCGGAGGCCGAGTGGCTCAACAACACGCTCTGCGTGGACACGGGCTGCGTCTACGGCGGGAAGCTGACGGCGCTGCGCTATCCAGAGCGGGAGCTGAGCTCCGTGCAGGCGGCGCGCGTGTACTGCGAGGCGCGCAGGCCACCGGGCATCGGAGGTGCTCCCGCCGCGCTGACGGCGCAGCAGCAGAACGACGACGTGCTCGACGTGGCGGACGTGCTGGGCAAGCGCATCGTGTCCACGGAGCTGATGCGCAACATCTCGATTCGCGAGGAGAACGCGGCGGCGGCACTGGAGGTGATGAGCCGCTTCGCGGTGCACCCCAAGTGGCTCATCTACCTGCCGCCCACGATGTCTCCATCGGAGACGAGCGCGCGCCCCGGGCTCCTGGAGCACCCGGAGGAGGCGTTCGCCTACTACCAGCGCGAGGGCGTGCAGGAGGTGGTGTGCGAGGAGAAGCACATGGGCTCGCGCGCCGTCGTCGTGCTGTGCCGCGACGCGGACGTGGCGCGGCGGCGCTTCGGGCTCGAAGGGGACGAGCGGGGCGCGTGCTACACGCGGACCGGGCGGCGGTTCTTCCACGACGAGGCGCTGGAGGCGGTGTTCCTGGCGCGGCTGGGCGCGGCCTTCGACGCCTCCGGGTTCTGGGGGGAGCACCAGACGGACTGGGCCTGCCTGGACTGCGAGCTGATGCCGTGGTCACTGAAGGCGCGGGAGCTGGTGCGTGAGCAGTACGCGGCGGTGGGCGCGGCGGCGCTGGCCTCGGTGGGCGCGGCCCGGGACGTGGTGGCCCAGGCGGCGGCGCGAGGGCTGGACATGTCGGGGCTCGTGAGCCGGTTCGAGAGCAAGGCGGACAGCGTGGGGCGCTACGTCGCGGCCTACCGGCGCTACTGCTGGCCGGTGGACTCGCTGGAGGACGTGCGGCTCGCGCCGTTCCACCTGCTGGCGACGGAGGGCGCCGTGCACACGGACAAGGACCACGTGTGGCACATGGAGTCCCTGGCGAAGGTGTGCCGCGCGGATGCCGGGTGGCTGGTGGCCACGCCCTATCGCGTGGTGTCGCTGGCGGACGCCGGAGAGATGGAGGAGGCGACGCGGTGGTGGGAGTCGCTGACGGCGCGCGGTGGTGAGGGCATGGTGGTGAAGCCCCGGGCCTATGTGGCGCGGGGCAGGAAGGGCTACCTCCAGCCGGCCATCAAGTGCCGAGGGCCCGACTACCTGCGCATCATCTACGGCCCCGAGTACACCGCGCCCGAGCACCTGTCGCGCCTGCGCCAGCGGGGCGTGTCCACCAAGCGCTCGCTGGCGATGCGGGAGCTGTCACTGGGCCTGGAGGCCCTGGAGCGCTTCGTGCGCCGGGAGCCGCTGCGACGCGTGCACGAGTGTGTCTTCGGCGTGCTCGCGCTGGAGAGTGAGCCGGTGGACCCCCGGCTGTAG